Proteins from a single region of Butyrivibrio fibrisolvens:
- a CDS encoding flagellar hook-length control protein FliK, with protein MPGSLTVGPGGQIQGSLQVNRTSDVAVVSKGQESLRSLAAGDSLSGKVLSVTKGADGSRTAQIDLGNNTIVDAKLQNGMQLSAGQTLSFSVKSSASGTLTLTPLYQNTAALDATASKALLAAGLSVTDELGQMVSQMMKEGMSIDKQSLQQMSRILSDNPGADINTLVQMKNLNIPINEGNIQQFQNYQNYQHQVLYGANSIMDELPEAFNQMVAAGDKGQALNLYGDLMKLFAGDVSEAANALGQDGKNAAALQGQGDNAVLGLASDGSTEKGAEAAKAGLNPEGIQNQTEPGKGDGIQAQGPLNSQAGTDAREVTNNLIAGSNNESLQSAGNALSLSAKLDLTRFAGALKNAGIPSEALNELIKAGGEDQAALLRLLSNLYEKTIHTSDNIDKAWGKLFSSDTFTEVLKSNIASQWTIGPGDVSDKENVKNLYDRLNSQVKQMTQILQNHVGENSSAFQSSQNLSQNIDFMNQLNQMYAYVQLPLKMSGNDAHGDLYVYSNKKHMASDDGSVSALLHLDMNNLGPMDVYVRMTDRKVNTNFYMADESCIDLIAAHIDELTMRLNKRGYTMNYQVLPADDMTSENQAVDELLQKGDKMTLLSSSSFDARA; from the coding sequence ATGCCGGGAAGCCTTACTGTAGGACCTGGCGGTCAGATTCAGGGATCGCTACAGGTTAACAGAACTTCAGATGTTGCAGTCGTATCTAAGGGCCAGGAATCTCTGCGCTCTTTAGCGGCAGGCGATTCTCTAAGCGGTAAGGTTTTATCTGTTACAAAAGGGGCTGACGGCTCAAGAACTGCCCAGATTGATCTTGGTAACAACACAATAGTTGATGCCAAGCTTCAAAATGGCATGCAGCTTAGTGCCGGTCAGACTCTTTCTTTTTCTGTAAAAAGTTCTGCTTCAGGAACTCTGACTTTAACTCCCCTATATCAAAATACAGCAGCCCTTGATGCAACTGCGTCCAAAGCCCTTCTTGCTGCGGGACTATCTGTGACTGACGAACTTGGTCAGATGGTAAGTCAGATGATGAAAGAAGGCATGAGCATAGACAAGCAGAGTCTTCAGCAGATGAGCAGGATCTTGTCTGATAATCCGGGCGCTGACATAAACACACTTGTTCAGATGAAAAACCTGAATATCCCTATAAATGAGGGCAATATTCAGCAGTTCCAGAATTATCAGAATTATCAGCATCAGGTACTCTACGGCGCAAATAGTATCATGGATGAACTCCCGGAGGCTTTTAATCAGATGGTAGCTGCAGGAGATAAGGGTCAGGCTCTTAATCTCTATGGTGACCTGATGAAGCTCTTTGCAGGAGATGTATCGGAAGCTGCAAATGCTTTAGGGCAGGATGGAAAAAATGCTGCGGCCCTTCAGGGACAAGGTGATAACGCGGTACTTGGTTTGGCGTCTGATGGAAGCACTGAGAAAGGCGCAGAAGCCGCGAAAGCAGGTCTAAATCCTGAAGGCATTCAGAATCAGACTGAGCCAGGCAAGGGAGATGGAATTCAGGCTCAGGGCCCTTTAAATAGCCAGGCAGGAACTGATGCAAGGGAAGTTACCAATAACCTTATTGCAGGTTCCAATAATGAATCTTTGCAGAGCGCTGGTAATGCTTTGAGTTTAAGCGCCAAGCTTGATCTGACCCGGTTTGCAGGTGCTCTTAAAAATGCAGGAATTCCTTCGGAAGCTTTGAATGAACTAATTAAAGCAGGAGGCGAAGACCAGGCAGCGCTCCTTAGACTGCTTTCAAACTTGTATGAAAAAACTATACATACCTCTGACAATATTGATAAGGCATGGGGCAAGCTCTTTTCCTCAGATACATTTACAGAGGTTTTGAAAAGCAATATCGCCTCCCAGTGGACTATAGGTCCGGGAGACGTCAGTGACAAGGAAAATGTCAAAAATCTCTATGACAGGCTGAATTCTCAGGTTAAGCAGATGACGCAGATACTCCAAAACCACGTTGGAGAAAACAGCAGCGCTTTCCAAAGTTCTCAGAATCTGTCACAGAACATTGACTTCATGAACCAGCTCAATCAGATGTATGCTTACGTTCAGCTTCCCCTTAAGATGTCTGGAAACGATGCCCACGGGGATCTGTACGTGTATTCTAATAAAAAACATATGGCTTCTGACGATGGAAGTGTAAGCGCCCTTCTTCATCTTGATATGAACAATCTGGGGCCTATGGATGTCTACGTAAGGATGACAGACAGGAAGGTCAACACCAATTTCTATATGGCTGATGAGTCCTGCATAGACCTGATTGCAGCGCACATCGATGAACTTACAATGAGACTTAACAAAAGAGGTTATACCATGAATTATCAGGTTCTTCCTGCGGATGATATGACTTCGGAGAACCAGGCGGTTGATGAGCTCTTACAAAAGGGCGATAAGATGACACTGCTTTCGTCATCATCGTTTGATGCAAGGGCCTGA
- a CDS encoding ribonuclease HII, with product MESISQIKDYYKSLSIYEYETFVEKYADDDRDGIKKLVESANKKIKALEAERARTEKMKEFERRYEEMGYVCGIDEVGRGPLAGPVCAGAVILPKDTEILYLNDSKKLSEKKREELYDIIMEKAVGAAVAFASPERIDEINILQADYEAMAEAVGKLPVRPDILLLDAVHVPQLEEYKQVSIIKGDAKSVSIAAASIIAKVTRDRLMKELDEKYPQYGFASNKGYGSAAHIEALKKYGPCEIHRRSFIGNFI from the coding sequence ATGGAATCTATATCACAGATCAAAGATTACTATAAATCCCTTAGCATATATGAGTATGAAACTTTTGTTGAAAAGTATGCTGATGATGACCGTGATGGCATTAAAAAGCTTGTAGAATCAGCTAATAAGAAAATAAAAGCTCTCGAAGCAGAGAGAGCTCGCACGGAAAAAATGAAAGAATTCGAGCGCAGATATGAGGAAATGGGCTATGTCTGCGGTATCGATGAAGTCGGAAGAGGCCCTCTGGCCGGTCCTGTGTGCGCAGGAGCAGTAATACTGCCTAAGGACACAGAAATTCTGTATCTAAACGATTCTAAAAAGTTATCCGAAAAAAAGAGAGAAGAGCTTTACGATATCATCATGGAAAAGGCAGTAGGAGCTGCAGTTGCTTTTGCAAGTCCTGAAAGGATCGATGAGATCAATATACTTCAGGCGGACTACGAAGCTATGGCAGAAGCTGTAGGTAAGCTTCCGGTGCGTCCTGACATCCTCCTTCTTGATGCCGTGCATGTTCCTCAGCTTGAAGAATACAAGCAGGTATCTATCATAAAAGGTGATGCCAAGTCTGTATCAATAGCTGCAGCAAGCATTATTGCCAAGGTTACAAGAGACAGACTTATGAAAGAGCTTGACGAGAAGTATCCCCAGTACGGATTTGCATCCAACAAGGGTTACGGAAGCGCAGCTCATATAGAAGCACTCAAAAAGTACGGCCCGTGTGAGATCCACAGAAGGTCTTTTATCGGGAATTTTATTTGA
- a CDS encoding glycosyltransferase, which yields MGRFLLIRSKGVCYESFYTFTDCLYHALRRYGADVDVFDESKSANIRIFLGKSYDAIIDFDSTMPDKKLDDGTPVLQALDGPFINYLLDHPLYFHGQLSQNVPQHVICIDRRHVAYLEKYYPELQSITFAPLPMMPVNDDDIKSIKDRRIGILFTGTYTSPEFIQRKLSDINPDARRDVFEILSYMQADTTLTIEDAMQKFLDTREKKIPDKMFRQFMQYYYLADTAAAAWARDIVVRAILNRGNKLTVCGHGWNDFRRYDNTPYDNLEILPEVSYHRSVDMAYEAKMLLNVMPWFKDGIHDRVFTAAGHGAVCLSDETPALNEIMGRSYVGFSLEKLEELSDKIKKTLSDDAYMQQLADAAHESITSTYGWDSFVDSLCSNYLSMIC from the coding sequence ATGGGGAGATTTCTACTGATCAGATCTAAGGGAGTTTGTTACGAATCTTTTTATACATTTACGGACTGCCTCTATCATGCGCTAAGGCGCTACGGGGCAGACGTAGATGTTTTTGACGAATCTAAAAGTGCGAACATAAGGATTTTCCTTGGGAAAAGCTATGACGCCATAATTGACTTTGATTCCACAATGCCTGACAAGAAGCTTGATGACGGAACACCAGTACTTCAGGCGCTTGACGGGCCATTCATTAACTATCTTCTGGACCATCCACTTTATTTTCATGGGCAGCTGTCACAAAACGTGCCGCAGCATGTCATCTGCATAGACAGAAGACATGTGGCTTATCTGGAAAAATATTATCCGGAGCTTCAAAGCATAACTTTTGCGCCTCTACCAATGATGCCTGTAAATGATGATGATATCAAAAGTATAAAAGATCGCAGAATCGGTATACTCTTCACCGGAACCTATACTTCACCTGAATTTATACAAAGAAAGCTCTCTGACATCAATCCTGACGCCAGAAGAGATGTCTTTGAGATCCTAAGCTACATGCAGGCTGACACCACTCTGACCATAGAAGATGCCATGCAGAAATTCCTTGATACCAGGGAGAAGAAAATACCTGATAAAATGTTCAGACAGTTCATGCAATACTACTACCTGGCCGACACTGCAGCAGCCGCCTGGGCCAGAGACATAGTAGTAAGAGCAATCCTTAACAGAGGGAATAAACTCACCGTATGCGGCCACGGCTGGAACGATTTCAGACGCTACGATAACACCCCATATGATAATCTCGAAATACTACCTGAAGTTTCATACCACAGATCCGTAGACATGGCCTACGAAGCCAAGATGCTCCTAAACGTCATGCCCTGGTTCAAAGACGGAATCCACGACCGGGTATTCACTGCCGCCGGCCACGGCGCAGTGTGTCTCAGCGACGAAACACCTGCGTTAAATGAGATTATGGGCCGTTCTTATGTGGGATTCTCGCTTGAAAAGCTTGAAGAATTATCAGATAAGATCAAAAAGACACTTTCAGATGATGCATATATGCAGCAATTAGCAGATGCTGCTCATGAGAGCATTACATCGACATATGGTTGGGACTCTTTTGTAGATAGTCTATGTAGCAATTACCTGAGTATGATTTGCTAA
- a CDS encoding low specificity L-threonine aldolase, whose product MLKFVNDYCEGAHQEILNNLQKTNLEKITGYGLDVYSGSAKNKIRKACGKPEAEVYFLVGGTQTNETVISSILKPYQGVLAAETGHINTHEAGAIEHGGHKVLALKQKDGKISAKSIWEFDEKFQNDLNNEHEVAAGMVYISQPTEYGTLYSLSELKEIRRACDEIGLKLYIDGARLGYALACDENDATLKDIADVADVFTIGGTKCGAMMGEAVVFTTPGLVPHFYTIIKIHGAMLAKGWLLGLQFDTLFTDDLYTRICRNAIDGAIRIREALFTNGYDIYIDSPTNQIFPVVTPEKAEELSEHVEYGFMETLDDGRQVIRFCTSWATTKEDVDKLIDIL is encoded by the coding sequence ATGCTCAAATTTGTTAACGACTACTGTGAGGGAGCTCATCAGGAGATCCTTAATAATCTACAGAAAACAAACCTTGAAAAGATCACCGGCTATGGCCTTGATGTATATTCAGGAAGCGCCAAGAACAAGATCAGAAAAGCATGTGGTAAGCCTGAGGCAGAAGTGTATTTTCTTGTAGGTGGAACACAGACCAATGAAACTGTTATCTCTTCAATCTTAAAGCCTTATCAGGGCGTACTTGCTGCTGAGACAGGGCATATCAATACTCACGAAGCCGGTGCAATAGAGCATGGCGGACACAAGGTACTTGCCCTTAAACAAAAGGATGGCAAGATCAGTGCAAAGAGTATCTGGGAGTTTGACGAGAAGTTCCAAAACGACCTTAATAATGAGCATGAAGTTGCAGCCGGAATGGTGTATATATCACAGCCTACCGAATACGGAACACTTTATTCTCTTTCTGAGTTAAAAGAAATAAGACGTGCCTGCGACGAGATCGGCCTTAAGCTCTATATCGACGGAGCAAGACTTGGATACGCACTTGCCTGTGATGAAAACGATGCTACGCTCAAAGATATAGCCGATGTAGCGGATGTATTTACTATTGGCGGAACCAAGTGCGGGGCTATGATGGGAGAAGCTGTAGTATTTACAACTCCCGGCCTTGTGCCACATTTTTATACTATCATCAAGATTCACGGCGCAATGCTTGCTAAGGGCTGGCTTCTTGGACTTCAGTTCGATACTCTTTTTACAGATGATCTTTATACAAGGATCTGCAGAAATGCTATCGATGGAGCTATCAGAATTCGTGAAGCTCTTTTTACAAACGGATATGACATTTATATTGATTCGCCGACCAACCAGATATTCCCGGTTGTGACACCTGAAAAGGCCGAGGAACTTTCAGAGCACGTTGAATACGGCTTTATGGAGACTCTTGATGATGGAAGACAGGTCATCAGATTCTGCACAAGCTGGGCTACAACTAAGGAAGATGTTGATAAACTTATAGATATTCTTTGA
- the lepB gene encoding signal peptidase I: protein MEENNSTFHKVVKEIASTLIYIAAVVLITFLFITFVAQRTEVSGHSMMNTLQDKDSLVVSKISYEIGDPERFDIVVFPHVDAFGNSTYFIKRIIGLPGETVRIDLEGNIYINEQKLVESYGREVIKNPGVAYEGVTLGPDEYFVMGDNRNDSMDSRYEDVGNIKRDELVGKAWLRIYPFDSFGVVK, encoded by the coding sequence ATGGAAGAAAACAACAGTACTTTTCATAAGGTGGTAAAAGAAATTGCATCTACACTTATCTATATCGCAGCGGTAGTGCTTATCACGTTTCTCTTCATCACATTCGTTGCGCAAAGGACCGAAGTAAGTGGACATTCTATGATGAACACACTTCAGGACAAGGATTCTCTCGTGGTATCCAAGATATCTTACGAGATTGGGGACCCTGAGAGGTTCGATATAGTTGTATTCCCGCATGTAGATGCCTTTGGGAACAGTACCTATTTTATCAAAAGAATAATAGGACTGCCTGGGGAAACTGTAAGGATCGACCTTGAGGGCAATATCTATATCAATGAGCAGAAGCTTGTGGAAAGCTATGGCCGCGAAGTTATCAAAAATCCGGGAGTAGCTTATGAAGGTGTGACTCTGGGACCTGATGAATACTTCGTTATGGGCGATAACCGCAACGATTCCATGGATTCACGTTATGAAGATGTTGGAAACATCAAGCGTGACGAGCTTGTGGGTAAGGCATGGCTTCGAATTTATCCGTTTGACAGCTTTGGAGTTGTGAAATAA
- the yfbR gene encoding 5'-deoxynucleotidase, whose product MNNDTYTFFATVSRMKYIERWALMRNSRAENLSEHSCEVAMIAHVLCTIGNVRYGHKLDANLAALIGLYHDTTEIITGDLPTPVKYYNSSIQHAYKEVEKIAEDQLLKRLPEDLRPAYEKIYKNAGTDEEEYMRGLIKAADKISALIKCIEEERSGNTEFRTAKETTQKSINELQAKYPEVLDFVNDFLPPYGRTLDELSD is encoded by the coding sequence ATGAATAACGATACATATACTTTTTTTGCCACAGTATCAAGAATGAAATATATCGAAAGATGGGCGCTTATGAGAAATTCCCGTGCTGAGAATCTCTCTGAGCATTCATGCGAAGTTGCTATGATCGCGCATGTACTGTGCACTATCGGCAACGTAAGATATGGCCATAAGCTTGATGCGAACCTTGCTGCGCTTATCGGTCTGTATCACGATACAACCGAGATCATCACAGGAGATCTTCCAACTCCTGTTAAATACTATAATTCCAGCATCCAGCATGCCTACAAGGAAGTCGAGAAGATCGCAGAGGATCAGCTTCTTAAAAGGCTCCCCGAGGACCTTCGTCCCGCTTATGAAAAGATCTACAAGAATGCCGGAACTGATGAAGAAGAGTATATGCGCGGCCTCATCAAGGCAGCAGATAAGATATCTGCCCTTATCAAATGTATAGAAGAAGAGCGCAGCGGTAATACAGAGTTTAGAACCGCCAAGGAGACAACTCAGAAATCCATCAACGAGCTTCAGGCCAAGTACCCTGAAGTGCTGGATTTTGTAAACGACTTCCTGCCACCATATGGCAGAACACTGGATGAATTAAGCGATTAA
- a CDS encoding YraN family protein has translation MNKHEFGMQGEDIACKFIESHGGRIIERNFRFKGGEIDVIYKDGDYIVFGEIKYRSSSTFGMAEEAVGYRKQRTISRGCDFYLTKNKLDQFTPVRFDVIALNVDERQETVKVHYVKNAFDYIPIRKMR, from the coding sequence TTGAATAAACATGAATTTGGAATGCAGGGGGAAGATATAGCCTGCAAATTCATTGAATCCCACGGCGGGCGGATCATTGAAAGGAATTTCCGTTTCAAAGGTGGTGAGATAGATGTCATCTATAAAGATGGCGATTATATAGTTTTTGGAGAGATCAAGTATCGTTCAAGCAGCACTTTTGGTATGGCAGAGGAAGCTGTAGGATATAGAAAACAGCGGACCATATCAAGGGGCTGCGATTTTTATTTGACAAAGAATAAATTAGATCAGTTCACACCGGTCAGGTTTGATGTGATAGCACTTAATGTAGATGAAAGACAGGAGACTGTTAAGGTTCACTATGTAAAGAATGCATTTGACTATATACCTATACGAAAAATGCGGTAG
- a CDS encoding EscU/YscU/HrcU family type III secretion system export apparatus switch protein — protein sequence MAELSDKRKNKTAVALGYDPNEDNAPKVIASGKGLVAEKIIEQAKENDIPLHTDSKLADTLSHLDIGEAIPPELYEVVAEILVFVDAMDKIRAKDKTHNPLLR from the coding sequence ATGGCAGAACTTTCAGATAAGCGTAAAAACAAAACAGCCGTAGCGCTTGGCTACGATCCCAATGAGGATAATGCGCCTAAAGTTATTGCTTCAGGTAAGGGACTTGTTGCGGAGAAAATTATTGAACAGGCCAAGGAAAATGATATACCGCTTCATACAGATTCCAAGCTGGCTGATACTTTGTCGCACCTGGATATTGGGGAAGCGATACCGCCGGAACTTTATGAAGTTGTTGCGGAGATACTTGTATTCGTTGACGCAATGGACAAGATCAGGGCTAAGGATAAAACCCATAATCCGCTTCTTAGATAA
- a CDS encoding ribose-phosphate pyrophosphokinase, with protein sequence MPDFQQLENKIPVAPLKLVVLDSATELGDKVDKYLVDFRNNIHTVPAGDPAFKNYMQDSYKFVPKLDRFASGEAKASLNDSIRGDDLFILLDVVNYNCPYKMNGFTNYKSPDDHYQDLKRVIAAANGKAKRLNVIMPFLYVGRQHRRSQRESLDAALMFKELADMGVKNFITFDAHDPRISNSAPLNGFDNFMATYQFMKELLLNIDDLIVDKDHLIVISPDEGALDRAVYFANVLGADTGMFYKRRDYAHVVNGTNPIVAHEFLGSNIQGKDVIIVDDMISSGASMIDTSRQLKEMGAKRVFIACTFGLFTDGMDKFDDAYEKREFDYIISTNLTYQNPENVKRPYYLVADMSKYIATIIDFVNHDVSTSNILIPTSKIHEIVQKYNEGDHTLSELRS encoded by the coding sequence ATGCCAGATTTTCAGCAGCTCGAAAATAAGATTCCCGTTGCACCTCTTAAACTTGTAGTCCTTGACTCTGCTACTGAGCTTGGAGATAAGGTCGACAAATATCTTGTTGATTTCCGTAACAACATTCACACAGTTCCGGCTGGCGATCCTGCTTTCAAGAATTATATGCAGGACAGCTACAAATTCGTTCCCAAACTCGACAGATTTGCTTCAGGTGAAGCTAAGGCTTCTTTGAATGACTCAATAAGAGGTGATGACCTGTTCATCCTTTTGGACGTTGTCAACTACAACTGCCCTTACAAAATGAATGGTTTTACCAACTACAAGTCTCCTGATGATCACTATCAGGATCTTAAACGTGTTATCGCCGCTGCAAACGGCAAGGCTAAGCGTCTCAACGTCATCATGCCTTTCCTTTATGTAGGTCGTCAGCACAGAAGATCTCAGCGTGAATCCCTTGATGCCGCTCTTATGTTTAAAGAGCTTGCTGATATGGGTGTTAAGAACTTCATCACTTTCGATGCTCATGATCCTAGAATTTCCAACTCAGCTCCACTTAACGGTTTTGATAACTTCATGGCTACTTACCAGTTCATGAAGGAACTTCTTTTAAACATTGATGATCTTATCGTTGATAAGGATCACCTTATCGTAATCAGCCCGGACGAAGGCGCTCTTGACAGAGCAGTATATTTTGCCAACGTTCTTGGCGCAGATACAGGTATGTTCTATAAGCGTCGTGACTACGCTCACGTTGTTAACGGAACTAACCCTATTGTTGCTCACGAATTCCTTGGTTCTAACATCCAGGGCAAAGATGTTATCATCGTTGATGATATGATCTCTTCCGGAGCTTCAATGATCGATACAAGTAGACAGCTCAAGGAAATGGGCGCCAAGAGGGTATTCATCGCCTGCACATTTGGTCTTTTCACAGATGGTATGGATAAGTTTGATGATGCTTATGAAAAGCGCGAATTCGACTACATTATCTCTACTAACCTGACTTATCAGAATCCTGAAAATGTTAAGCGTCCATATTATCTGGTTGCTGACATGAGTAAATATATCGCAACAATTATCGACTTCGTAAATCATGATGTATCAACAAGCAACATCCTGATTCCTACATCCAAGATCCATGAGATCGTTCAAAAGTACAACGAAGGTGACCATACACTTTCAGAACTTAGAAGCTGA
- the lepB gene encoding signal peptidase I: protein MDLWLSVEAKVCNFVVRQDQVMAFRRRRKNEFHLEYHNKKKKITPQIIREVLSWVFYTVVAIVIAAMLVMGFGKSVELVGDSMEPSLYADQYVLVNKVSTYLTGPSRGDIIAFLPNGNTNSHYYVKRVVALPGETVQIIDGALYINGTMQVTDSEVYDKMEEAGIAASPIKLGADEYFVLGDNRNSSEDSRSANIGVVKESWILGTVWYAYGGEQGSSGIVGSGD, encoded by the coding sequence TTGGACTTATGGCTTTCTGTAGAGGCAAAGGTCTGTAATTTCGTAGTAAGGCAGGATCAGGTAATGGCATTCAGACGAAGAAGGAAAAATGAATTTCATCTTGAATATCACAACAAGAAGAAAAAGATAACTCCCCAGATCATAAGGGAAGTACTGTCGTGGGTGTTCTATACGGTTGTTGCGATAGTGATAGCAGCAATGCTTGTTATGGGCTTTGGCAAGAGTGTTGAGCTTGTCGGAGATTCAATGGAGCCGAGCCTTTATGCGGACCAGTATGTACTTGTGAATAAGGTATCGACTTATCTTACAGGGCCTTCAAGGGGTGACATCATAGCTTTTTTGCCAAATGGAAATACTAATTCACATTATTATGTCAAAAGAGTAGTGGCTCTGCCGGGTGAGACGGTTCAGATAATTGATGGAGCGCTGTATATAAACGGGACTATGCAGGTAACTGATTCTGAAGTTTATGATAAGATGGAAGAGGCAGGAATAGCTGCAAGCCCCATAAAGCTTGGTGCGGATGAATATTTCGTGCTGGGTGATAACAGAAACAGTTCGGAAGATAGCCGAAGTGCCAATATCGGAGTTGTTAAAGAGAGCTGGATACTTGGAACTGTATGGTATGCATACGGCGGTGAACAGGGCTCTTCTGGTATTGTGGGTAGCGGCGATTGA
- the ylqF gene encoding ribosome biogenesis GTPase YlqF: MNYQWYPGHMTKAVRMMKENIGLVDMIVEITDARIPVSSRNPDIDELGKGKQRLIILNKADLSDPEKNNQWVEYYRSQGYMAALLDSRTSKDMGKIKKLMEETCADKIARDKARGIVNRPIRAMVAGIPNVGKSTFINHLTGKAAAKTGNKPGVTKGKQWIMLGKTLQLLDTPGILWPKFEDQTVGAHLAMIGSMNDDNIDSGELAIDLIKELESDYAQAVYKTYNITDEDVENAVEEEHLMTNYSGMLCAVAKARNLLLPGARPDYMRAANLILDDFRAGRLGRITLENTPEN, translated from the coding sequence ATGAATTATCAGTGGTATCCCGGTCATATGACCAAAGCAGTGAGAATGATGAAGGAGAATATAGGTCTTGTAGACATGATCGTAGAGATCACAGACGCAAGGATTCCTGTATCAAGCCGTAATCCTGACATCGATGAGCTTGGTAAAGGTAAGCAGAGGCTTATCATTCTTAATAAAGCAGATTTATCAGACCCTGAGAAGAATAATCAGTGGGTTGAATATTACAGATCACAGGGATATATGGCAGCTCTTCTTGATTCCCGTACCTCAAAGGATATGGGCAAGATCAAAAAGCTTATGGAAGAGACCTGTGCAGATAAGATAGCAAGAGATAAGGCAAGGGGCATTGTGAATCGTCCTATAAGAGCTATGGTTGCAGGTATTCCTAATGTTGGTAAGTCAACATTTATCAATCACTTAACAGGTAAAGCAGCTGCCAAGACCGGTAATAAACCAGGCGTTACAAAGGGAAAACAGTGGATCATGCTTGGTAAGACTTTGCAGCTTCTTGATACTCCAGGTATCCTGTGGCCTAAGTTTGAAGACCAGACAGTAGGCGCGCATCTTGCTATGATCGGTTCCATGAATGATGACAACATAGACAGCGGAGAACTGGCTATAGACCTTATCAAGGAGCTTGAAAGCGACTATGCACAGGCTGTATATAAGACGTATAATATAACAGATGAGGATGTTGAAAACGCAGTTGAAGAAGAGCACCTCATGACTAACTATTCAGGAATGCTTTGTGCTGTTGCCAAGGCAAGAAATCTTCTTCTTCCGGGAGCAAGACCTGATTATATGCGCGCAGCTAATCTTATTCTTGACGATTTCCGTGCAGGAAGGCTTGGCCGCATAACTCTTGAGAATACACCTGAAAATTGA